A section of the Paenibacillus aurantius genome encodes:
- a CDS encoding sensor histidine kinase, whose protein sequence is MMRRLYRVYNDLNMRYKLFIQYLLLLAVPFTLFIAVNYRITSKDMEEQARYSSRQAFEQSRSFMEYKLYIVKTYLNVLSTNGKMQEILHRTPDYYYNNLGLWSFDIDDIRKQFYLTRPSNDIMKTSLYTQKAITYNNETGDVLRTDKIIHTSWYQNLMKSSYTFEMFPNQIPGAGKEEESTRTITVVRSVSDVDSLQEIIGILRVDIPEMTFSTILDRVAFTKQSSVFLINESGEIMSQSSKADPSRISFSSDVLKANTADELKKGIWGRRTIGSTDYLVGVQSVNESDWYLISLIPYQEILGSQYKVMKQMLLIALLIALFLLPLAFFAASSGTRRIRSLISQMKSVKQGNFNVWILHESKDEIGELSRNFKSMISKVGELLEEKYALGQEVKSMELKALQAQINPHFLYNTLDLIYWKAMRIHEHGIYELVQSLSRFYKLSLSKGEDIVTLRNEIEHIKAYIDIQNARFKNGIRLELDIPEVLYDRKMPKITLQPLIENSIIHGILETESETGTIAIKGFLEDGKFMLEVRDDGVGLSDEKVNAILKQSTNDPFHGYGANNINKRIKLLYGYDYGLSYRKNDGPGVTAIISLPEVTE, encoded by the coding sequence ATGATGAGAAGATTGTATAGAGTCTACAACGATCTGAATATGCGCTACAAGCTTTTCATCCAGTACCTGCTCCTGCTTGCTGTGCCTTTCACACTGTTTATTGCGGTGAACTACCGAATTACTTCCAAGGATATGGAAGAGCAGGCCCGCTATTCGTCCCGTCAGGCGTTTGAGCAAAGCCGTTCCTTTATGGAGTACAAGTTGTACATCGTCAAGACCTATTTGAACGTTCTATCCACGAATGGGAAAATGCAGGAAATTCTGCACCGGACCCCGGATTATTACTATAACAATTTAGGGCTGTGGAGCTTCGACATCGACGATATCCGAAAGCAGTTTTATCTTACGAGGCCCAGCAATGACATCATGAAGACAAGCCTATATACCCAAAAAGCGATCACTTACAATAACGAAACGGGGGATGTTCTTCGAACGGACAAAATCATCCATACGTCTTGGTATCAGAACCTGATGAAAAGCAGCTATACGTTCGAAATGTTCCCTAACCAGATACCGGGAGCCGGAAAAGAAGAAGAGAGTACCCGAACGATTACCGTCGTCAGAAGCGTGTCCGACGTTGATAGTCTTCAGGAGATTATTGGTATTTTGCGCGTTGACATCCCGGAAATGACGTTCTCCACGATTCTTGACCGTGTAGCCTTCACGAAGCAATCTTCCGTGTTCCTGATCAACGAGAGCGGCGAAATTATGAGTCAATCCTCCAAGGCGGATCCGTCCCGCATCTCTTTTAGCTCTGACGTTCTCAAGGCCAATACGGCGGATGAACTTAAGAAGGGGATCTGGGGCAGACGTACGATCGGCAGTACCGACTATTTGGTCGGCGTTCAGAGTGTCAATGAATCAGACTGGTACTTAATTAGTCTAATTCCTTATCAGGAAATTTTGGGCTCTCAGTACAAAGTCATGAAGCAGATGCTGCTCATTGCTTTGCTGATCGCCCTTTTTTTGCTCCCGCTTGCGTTCTTCGCTGCTTCCTCAGGCACCCGAAGGATCCGAAGCTTAATTTCCCAAATGAAAAGCGTCAAACAGGGGAACTTCAACGTCTGGATTCTGCATGAAAGCAAAGACGAGATCGGGGAGTTGTCCCGCAATTTCAAGTCGATGATTTCGAAGGTAGGCGAACTGCTTGAGGAGAAGTACGCATTGGGGCAGGAAGTCAAGTCTATGGAGCTTAAAGCGCTGCAAGCCCAGATCAATCCGCACTTTCTCTACAATACGCTGGATCTAATCTACTGGAAAGCGATGCGAATTCATGAGCATGGCATCTACGAGCTCGTCCAATCCCTGTCGAGATTCTATAAGCTCAGCTTGAGCAAAGGCGAAGACATCGTTACGCTGAGGAACGAAATCGAGCATATTAAGGCTTACATCGACATTCAGAACGCCCGTTTTAAGAATGGAATTCGTCTCGAGCTTGACATTCCCGAAGTGCTTTATGATCGCAAAATGCCGAAGATTACGCTGCAGCCCCTAATTGAGAATTCCATTATCCACGGGATTCTTGAAACGGAAAGCGAGACCGGAACGATTGCTATTAAAGGCTTTCTGGAAGACGGCAAGTTCATGCTTGAGGTTAGGGACGATGGGGTCGGGCTATCCGATGAGAAGGTGAACGCTATCTTGAAGCAAAGCACAAACGATCCTTTCCATGGATATGGAGCCAACAACATCAACAAACGGATTAAACTGCTGTACGGCTATGATTATGGCTTGAGTTACAGGAAGAACGATGGTCCGGGAGTGACGGCGATCATTTCGCTGCCGGAGGTAACGGAATAA
- a CDS encoding ABC transporter permease: MDITRKKEGFLYEITKNKILYLMFLPVGLYFLVLAYLPMPGIVIAFKEYTYSGGIFGSEWNGMENFRYFFESGKLGLVTSNTIIYNLVFLTASTVVSVLVAVMIAEMAGKYFKKMAQTFMFLPYFVSWVTVSAFFYNIFNFDYGTLNTLLKSLGAEPVDIYSNPTIWMFLLPLFYVWKGIGFSSVLYLSAIMGIDQESYESAKIDGATIFQRIWYITLPMLKPTVIILVLLGLSRIMRGEFDMFYQLIGDNGLLADKTDIIDTLVFRSLIFSNDFGMSSAAGLYQSVLSFILIYSVNWAVKKWNSDYALY, translated from the coding sequence ATGGACATTACGAGAAAGAAGGAAGGTTTCCTGTACGAGATAACGAAGAACAAAATTCTTTATTTGATGTTTCTGCCCGTCGGCTTGTACTTTCTGGTGCTGGCTTATCTTCCCATGCCGGGTATTGTCATTGCGTTCAAGGAGTATACCTACAGCGGCGGGATATTTGGCAGCGAATGGAACGGAATGGAGAACTTCCGGTATTTCTTCGAATCTGGCAAGCTCGGGCTCGTAACGAGCAATACGATCATCTATAATCTGGTGTTCCTCACCGCAAGTACGGTTGTCTCTGTGCTCGTTGCTGTGATGATTGCGGAGATGGCAGGCAAGTATTTCAAGAAAATGGCCCAAACGTTCATGTTTCTTCCGTATTTTGTATCCTGGGTGACGGTGTCGGCTTTCTTCTACAACATTTTCAACTTTGACTACGGAACCTTGAACACTCTGCTAAAATCGCTTGGAGCAGAACCGGTCGACATCTATTCCAACCCGACGATTTGGATGTTCCTGCTACCTCTCTTCTATGTCTGGAAAGGAATCGGATTTTCCAGTGTGCTTTATCTCTCTGCCATCATGGGAATCGATCAGGAAAGCTATGAATCGGCGAAAATCGACGGCGCTACCATTTTCCAAAGAATCTGGTATATTACGCTGCCGATGCTGAAGCCGACCGTCATCATACTCGTCCTCCTCGGTCTTTCCCGAATTATGCGGGGGGAGTTCGACATGTTCTACCAGCTGATTGGCGACAACGGATTGCTGGCCGACAAAACGGATATTATCGATACGCTAGTATTCAGATCCCTAATCTTCTCGAATGATTTCGGCATGTCATCGGCTGCGGGTCTCTATCAATCCGTACTCAGCTTTATCCTCATCTATTCTGTGAATTGGGCAGTAAAAAAGTGGAATAGCGATTATGCGTTATATTAG
- a CDS encoding carbohydrate ABC transporter permease, giving the protein MLLSGSFESEESILRHGYSLIPRTFDLAAYKFIFNQPEKVLHSYGVTLFITVVGTILSLYFSSMAAYVLARKDVKYRNAMAFYLFFTTLFSAGLVPYFMLIANYLQLKNTITILLLSGMFNVFHILILRTYIANSVPDSISESAKIDGANDFSIFMKIILPLLKPALASIGLFVALGYWNDWYTATLFITDEKLFPLQYTLYKILSSSNFAKQLLAGNGAVSTIELPQQTVKLALTAVATGPIVLAYPFVQKYFVSGLTVGSVKG; this is encoded by the coding sequence ATGCTGCTGTCAGGATCATTTGAATCCGAGGAATCCATCTTGCGGCACGGATATTCCCTGATTCCCAGAACCTTTGATCTTGCCGCCTATAAGTTTATTTTTAATCAACCGGAAAAAGTCCTTCACAGCTACGGGGTGACCCTATTTATTACGGTTGTGGGAACGATTCTGTCGCTCTACTTCTCCTCCATGGCGGCTTACGTACTCGCTAGGAAAGATGTAAAATATCGCAATGCCATGGCGTTCTATCTGTTCTTTACGACACTTTTCAGCGCCGGCCTCGTCCCCTACTTCATGCTGATCGCCAATTATTTGCAGCTCAAAAACACGATAACGATTCTGCTTTTGTCCGGGATGTTCAATGTCTTTCATATTTTGATTCTAAGAACCTATATCGCGAACAGCGTCCCCGATTCGATATCGGAATCTGCGAAGATCGACGGAGCAAACGACTTCTCTATCTTCATGAAAATCATCTTGCCCTTGCTCAAGCCTGCCCTTGCTTCTATCGGATTGTTCGTGGCACTTGGTTACTGGAATGATTGGTATACCGCAACCTTATTCATTACGGACGAGAAGCTATTTCCTCTTCAATACACCCTATACAAGATACTAAGCTCCTCCAATTTTGCCAAGCAGCTGCTGGCCGGCAACGGCGCGGTCTCGACGATCGAGCTGCCTCAGCAGACGGTCAAGTTAGCCTTAACCGCCGTTGCGACCGGACCGATCGTACTGGCATACCCCTTCGTTCAGAAATATTTCGTTTCCGGTCTCACGGTCGGTTCCGTCAAAGGCTAA
- a CDS encoding ABC transporter substrate-binding protein — protein MNKKNKGLCLTLALLLIVGLVLSACSKQESPNSSSSPEVKSNASPSETSKAKLDKVTLKFVLLGEAPKDNAAVMAEVNKKLEADINATIELSYIPFADISTKYPLVLASPQDWDVIFGNVNYVSNATKGGYREITMADVEKFMPLSNKATTKSMWTDTLVNGKIYMIPQSFKELDVGTAFYREDLRKKYNVPEIKTFKDLGPYLQAIKDNEKGMLPIDGTSDDIKNLFGGMLQGWGSFKVQNLVNFNIENKDYKMMGLLDPEFAAIYTDAAKTMKDWADKGLLPKNAFTQKTPATDLGKVGKSGLWMTAFENYAQYSSDMAANGWSLGALNNLPPGGTALLRPATGNGLSLSPKTKNYERALMAIDLLHQDKSYNMLLAFGIEGKNYKMVDGKLSVLNAEANPYPMYGAGWWSNNRDQWPPLTSYTQQYIDTKKALLEHVSPYLLSGFNVDETTIKTEMANISNVYKQYAIPIELGIVKDVDAAVADLIDKYKKAGAQKVVDEVKKQAADFIKSKKTN, from the coding sequence ATGAATAAGAAAAACAAAGGACTATGCTTAACCCTTGCACTCCTGCTAATTGTAGGGTTGGTCTTATCCGCCTGTTCGAAGCAGGAAAGTCCCAATTCCAGCAGTTCGCCGGAGGTTAAGTCCAACGCTTCCCCATCAGAGACTTCGAAGGCTAAGCTCGATAAAGTTACGCTGAAATTCGTTCTCCTGGGAGAAGCCCCGAAGGACAATGCTGCGGTCATGGCCGAAGTGAACAAGAAACTCGAAGCAGACATCAATGCGACGATTGAGCTGTCTTATATTCCTTTCGCCGACATCAGCACAAAATATCCGCTCGTTCTAGCTTCTCCACAGGACTGGGATGTTATTTTCGGAAACGTAAACTATGTCTCCAATGCTACCAAAGGTGGTTACCGTGAAATCACGATGGCGGATGTCGAGAAATTTATGCCTTTATCCAACAAGGCAACGACTAAGAGCATGTGGACCGATACTCTCGTAAACGGCAAAATTTATATGATCCCGCAATCTTTCAAAGAGTTGGATGTAGGTACGGCCTTTTATCGGGAAGACCTCAGAAAAAAATACAACGTTCCTGAAATTAAAACATTCAAAGACCTAGGACCCTACCTTCAAGCCATTAAAGATAATGAGAAAGGTATGCTGCCTATAGACGGCACGTCTGACGACATAAAAAACCTGTTCGGCGGAATGCTTCAAGGCTGGGGCTCCTTCAAAGTACAGAATCTCGTCAACTTCAATATCGAGAACAAAGATTACAAAATGATGGGATTGCTTGATCCGGAGTTTGCCGCCATCTATACCGATGCTGCAAAAACAATGAAGGATTGGGCGGATAAAGGGCTGCTTCCGAAAAACGCCTTTACCCAGAAAACGCCTGCCACTGACTTGGGGAAAGTGGGGAAATCCGGTCTCTGGATGACGGCTTTCGAGAATTATGCCCAGTACAGCTCCGATATGGCCGCTAACGGCTGGAGCCTTGGCGCGCTCAACAACCTCCCCCCGGGGGGAACGGCGCTGCTCAGACCCGCTACGGGCAATGGTTTGTCCCTATCCCCGAAAACAAAAAATTATGAAAGAGCTTTAATGGCCATCGACCTGCTGCATCAGGATAAGTCCTACAATATGCTGCTTGCCTTCGGGATCGAAGGGAAGAACTACAAGATGGTGGACGGTAAACTGTCCGTCCTTAATGCCGAGGCAAATCCATACCCGATGTACGGAGCAGGCTGGTGGTCGAACAACCGCGATCAATGGCCGCCTCTCACAAGCTATACTCAGCAATATATCGACACGAAAAAAGCACTGCTTGAGCATGTATCGCCATACTTACTGAGCGGCTTTAACGTAGATGAAACCACTATCAAAACGGAAATGGCTAATATTAGCAACGTATACAAACAATACGCGATTCCAATTGAGCTTGGTATCGTGAAGGACGTGGACGCGGCAGTCGCCGATCTGATTGATAAATACAAAAAGGCCGGCGCACAAAAAGTCGTGGACGAAGTTAAGAAGCAAGCAGCCGATTTTATTAAATCGAAAAAAACCAACTGA
- a CDS encoding glycoside hydrolase family 2 protein produces MKEELIRPEYPRPQFIRNDWLNLNGIWHFAFDDARAGERDRWHMSEEPFDRQIRVPFCFESKLSGISDTSIHDVVWYRRTFALPPEFQGKRTLLHFGAVDYTAKVWVNGIFMGSHEGGHTPFTLDITYALQEGDNVLTVRAEDDHLDTTLPRGKQYWKEKSASIFYTRTTGIWQTVWLEPVSTVSLEKVKCTPDLDRNRIELKVFLRGGRLDFQAEMELSVKIGMRGQPVTQAVYRVTRGIESYTVDLNDFHVHQSTHERWWSPETPNLYDIQYELSQNGETIDSVSSYFGMRKISIVDGQIYLNNWPYYMKLVLDQGYHPEGILTFPSDDIIRRDVEMTKEMGFNGARKHQKVEDPRYLYWCDRLGLLVWGEMANAHDSNDANFHRFTAEWQSAIDRDYNHPCIVAWVPLNESWGVPNIANDEREQNYAMSLYYLTKSMDPSRLVISNDGWEQMKTDLMTIHDYSWEEKVLDQRYGSLETTLSSRPAARLLLARGQTYEGQPIIISEFGGISYDPSHGAFGIHYSAAQDEEDLLQRLAAVIRPVLRSPIVKGFCYTQLTDVEQEVNGLLTCDRNPKVPLEKIRAVLEGKG; encoded by the coding sequence TTGAAAGAGGAATTGATCCGGCCCGAATATCCAAGGCCGCAGTTTATCCGGAACGACTGGCTGAATTTGAACGGAATTTGGCATTTCGCCTTTGACGATGCACGTGCGGGCGAGCGGGATAGGTGGCATATGTCGGAAGAGCCGTTCGATCGGCAGATCCGGGTTCCCTTCTGCTTTGAAAGCAAGCTCAGCGGAATAAGCGACACCTCGATACACGACGTGGTATGGTATCGGCGCACTTTCGCGCTCCCTCCGGAGTTTCAGGGGAAAAGAACGCTGCTTCATTTCGGAGCGGTCGATTACACGGCCAAGGTGTGGGTTAACGGTATTTTCATGGGTTCGCACGAAGGGGGACATACCCCCTTCACCCTGGATATTACCTACGCGCTGCAAGAGGGAGACAACGTCCTGACGGTCCGGGCGGAGGATGATCACCTGGATACGACTTTGCCCCGGGGAAAGCAGTACTGGAAGGAAAAATCCGCCTCTATCTTTTATACCCGTACAACCGGCATCTGGCAGACGGTATGGCTCGAGCCGGTTTCCACCGTCAGCCTGGAGAAAGTGAAATGCACGCCTGACCTCGATCGGAACCGCATCGAATTAAAGGTTTTTCTAAGAGGAGGACGCCTGGACTTCCAAGCCGAAATGGAGCTCTCCGTAAAGATTGGAATGAGGGGACAGCCCGTCACCCAGGCCGTTTACCGCGTAACCCGGGGGATCGAATCTTACACAGTTGATCTCAACGACTTTCATGTCCATCAAAGTACGCATGAGCGGTGGTGGTCGCCGGAAACGCCCAATTTGTACGATATTCAATATGAACTTTCGCAGAATGGTGAAACGATCGACAGCGTCTCGAGCTATTTTGGTATGCGGAAAATCTCCATTGTCGATGGGCAAATCTATTTGAATAATTGGCCCTATTATATGAAGCTGGTGCTCGATCAAGGCTATCATCCCGAGGGGATTCTGACGTTTCCGTCCGATGACATCATTCGCCGCGATGTGGAGATGACAAAGGAGATGGGCTTTAACGGAGCACGCAAGCATCAGAAGGTGGAGGATCCTCGCTATTTGTATTGGTGTGACCGGCTGGGTCTCCTGGTATGGGGGGAAATGGCGAACGCCCACGATTCGAACGACGCCAATTTCCACAGATTTACGGCGGAATGGCAAAGCGCGATCGACCGGGATTACAACCACCCGTGCATCGTAGCGTGGGTTCCGCTTAATGAAAGCTGGGGGGTTCCGAATATAGCGAATGACGAAAGGGAGCAAAACTATGCCATGAGTTTGTACTACTTGACCAAATCGATGGATCCGAGCCGATTGGTCATCTCCAATGACGGCTGGGAGCAGATGAAAACGGACCTGATGACCATTCACGACTATTCGTGGGAGGAGAAAGTCCTGGATCAACGATACGGAAGTCTGGAGACGACGCTCTCGTCTCGGCCGGCTGCCAGGCTGCTGCTGGCGCGGGGGCAAACCTACGAAGGACAACCGATTATCATTTCGGAATTTGGAGGCATCAGCTATGATCCGAGCCATGGAGCATTCGGTATTCATTATTCGGCTGCGCAGGATGAAGAGGATTTGCTGCAGAGGCTGGCCGCAGTTATCCGGCCTGTGCTGCGCTCGCCGATCGTAAAGGGCTTCTGCTACACACAGCTGACGGACGTTGAACAGGAAGTGAACGGTCTGCTCACCTGCGACCGCAACCCCAAGGTGCCGCTTGAGAAGATCAGGGCGGTCCTGGAAGGCAAGGGTTAG
- a CDS encoding discoidin domain-containing protein: MYRWNADYATTVAGTPLASQTYTNFSDNAWLQMNFATQASGNYLWVLSDPVETVGVWTYTASTHPSTAYLNGSTAGLAGYDYVSEVYDLGTAPNVVPSLREWTSAAGDFSLAAGSRIAVDSAYNAALADTANTLREDILALTGLALNVVTTTSPAAGDFYLTLNNTDSGIGSEGYIMQAADYVTIKANSAKGVFYGTRTALQILNQSTDKTGIPKGTARDYPAYKERGFMLDVARKYFTVDSIKDIIKFLSWHKMNDLHIHFTDNDAFRLVSTTYPGLAAAQSYSHADLRAIQDFARKYQVTITPEIDLPGHATAITSYKPSIANQTWSDVIDLSLPDTFTFVNNLLDEFVPLFDAPDFHLGTDETPNDARGFPYFDRHVDTDTRTHNYALAQGYSTAGELYRKFINDYNTVLKNKGKKTRVWAWFDTLPGNIPISNDITYDAWLADGIQSISQRGFQIINSSAKYLYSVPGTGWQTDNVFLYQTWKPYMFDSFNTSNLLSSRDPNILGVKFNNWNDISLAKGFTEKEIAKVVASPLRIVSEHTWGGPQSVEGYPAFLNRAALAGEPPGLLTLGGNAPINLALTRPVTTSSNVNGDLEGMYAVDGAATTRWASAEGADPQWIYVDLGTSSNFNRVKLNWETAYGKAYTISVSDDAINWRTIYSTASGNGGIDEISFPVAKARYVKILGTQRGTDWGYSLWELGVYYDLPQGNNYALNKTAAASSVFPSWTNPSNVLDGNELTRWSSNEGTDPQWISVDLGQSRTINRVRLNWEAAYGKSYKIQVSTDAVNWTDVYSTSAGNGGIDDIGFPATTARYVRMYGTQRGTPFGYSLYELGVYYDNLSLTDLASAKPAYASGVYPSGNVAGNATDNSMTTRWSSPEGIDPQWIYVDLGSSKSFNEVRLYWEAAFGKTYKIEVSNHAVNWTNIYQTVSGDGGLDVIPFSDVNARYVRMYGLERGTDWGYSLYSFQVYSN; encoded by the coding sequence TTGTATCGGTGGAATGCAGATTACGCAACGACGGTTGCGGGTACGCCCCTTGCTTCCCAAACCTACACGAATTTCTCGGACAATGCCTGGCTGCAGATGAATTTTGCGACCCAAGCCTCGGGCAATTATTTGTGGGTGCTCAGCGATCCGGTCGAAACCGTAGGTGTATGGACCTATACGGCCAGCACACATCCATCGACCGCCTACTTGAATGGAAGCACCGCGGGACTTGCAGGATATGATTATGTCTCTGAAGTCTATGATCTCGGCACGGCCCCGAATGTCGTTCCCAGTTTGCGGGAATGGACAAGCGCCGCAGGAGATTTCAGTCTTGCCGCCGGTTCCCGGATTGCAGTCGACAGTGCCTATAACGCGGCTCTCGCCGATACGGCGAATACGTTACGCGAAGACATCCTGGCGCTGACCGGCCTTGCGCTCAACGTCGTGACGACAACCAGCCCGGCGGCGGGAGACTTCTATCTTACCCTGAACAACACGGATTCCGGTATCGGCAGCGAAGGTTATATCATGCAAGCGGCCGACTACGTGACGATAAAAGCCAACAGCGCGAAGGGAGTATTTTATGGTACGCGTACGGCGCTCCAGATCCTGAATCAAAGCACGGACAAGACCGGCATCCCGAAAGGCACGGCAAGGGATTATCCGGCCTATAAAGAACGCGGATTTATGCTTGACGTTGCGCGTAAATATTTCACGGTTGACAGCATAAAAGACATCATCAAGTTTCTGTCATGGCACAAAATGAATGACTTGCACATCCATTTTACGGATAATGATGCTTTTCGGCTAGTCAGCACGACCTATCCGGGACTAGCGGCGGCCCAAAGTTATTCCCATGCGGATTTGCGGGCTATTCAGGATTTCGCCCGGAAATATCAGGTCACCATTACGCCGGAAATTGATCTGCCCGGACACGCAACGGCCATTACGTCTTATAAGCCCTCCATTGCGAATCAGACTTGGAGCGACGTGATAGACCTCTCCCTTCCGGATACGTTTACTTTTGTAAACAACCTTCTCGATGAATTCGTCCCCTTGTTCGATGCGCCCGATTTCCATCTGGGGACGGACGAAACGCCAAATGATGCCCGGGGTTTCCCCTATTTTGACCGTCACGTTGATACGGATACCCGCACGCATAATTATGCACTCGCCCAAGGGTACTCGACGGCAGGTGAGCTGTACCGCAAATTTATCAATGATTACAACACTGTTCTAAAAAACAAAGGAAAGAAAACGAGAGTATGGGCCTGGTTCGACACTCTTCCGGGCAATATTCCGATCAGCAATGATATCACCTATGACGCCTGGTTGGCGGACGGGATCCAATCCATATCGCAGAGAGGTTTCCAGATTATCAACTCGTCTGCCAAGTATCTTTACAGCGTGCCGGGCACAGGCTGGCAAACCGATAACGTGTTCCTTTATCAAACTTGGAAACCGTATATGTTCGACTCGTTCAACACCTCCAATCTATTGTCCTCCCGGGACCCGAACATCCTCGGAGTTAAATTCAACAATTGGAATGATATCTCGCTTGCCAAGGGCTTTACGGAAAAAGAAATTGCCAAAGTCGTGGCTTCGCCTTTGAGAATTGTTTCCGAACATACATGGGGAGGTCCCCAATCGGTCGAAGGTTATCCGGCGTTCCTGAACCGTGCGGCGCTGGCGGGAGAACCTCCGGGGCTCCTTACCCTGGGAGGGAATGCGCCGATCAATCTGGCTTTGACAAGACCCGTAACAACATCCTCGAATGTGAACGGCGATCTGGAAGGCATGTACGCCGTTGACGGGGCGGCCACGACGCGATGGGCGAGTGCCGAAGGAGCAGATCCCCAGTGGATCTATGTGGATCTCGGAACTTCGTCCAATTTCAACAGAGTGAAGTTAAACTGGGAAACGGCCTACGGAAAAGCTTATACGATCTCGGTTTCCGACGATGCGATAAATTGGCGTACGATTTATTCCACCGCCTCAGGCAACGGAGGGATCGATGAGATCAGCTTTCCCGTGGCAAAAGCAAGATACGTAAAAATTCTCGGCACCCAAAGAGGTACGGACTGGGGTTATTCCCTTTGGGAGTTAGGCGTTTACTATGACTTGCCTCAAGGAAATAATTACGCATTGAACAAGACGGCCGCAGCTTCTTCCGTTTTCCCGTCGTGGACAAATCCATCCAATGTGCTTGATGGAAATGAGTTGACAAGATGGTCCAGCAACGAGGGAACCGATCCCCAATGGATCTCTGTTGATCTGGGCCAGAGCAGAACGATCAACAGGGTAAGATTGAACTGGGAGGCCGCCTACGGCAAGTCCTATAAAATTCAGGTATCAACCGATGCGGTCAACTGGACGGATGTTTATTCCACGTCTGCCGGCAATGGCGGAATCGATGATATCGGATTCCCGGCAACGACGGCAAGATACGTTCGGATGTACGGTACGCAGAGAGGGACCCCGTTCGGGTATTCGTTGTATGAATTGGGCGTTTACTACGATAACCTGAGCCTGACGGATTTGGCATCTGCCAAGCCCGCTTATGCTTCAGGGGTATATCCTTCCGGTAACGTTGCCGGCAATGCAACGGACAACAGCATGACCACCAGATGGTCCAGCCCGGAGGGCATAGATCCCCAATGGATTTACGTGGATTTGGGCTCTTCCAAGAGTTTTAACGAAGTCAGGCTTTACTGGGAAGCCGCCTTCGGCAAGACATACAAAATCGAGGTATCCAATCATGCCGTGAATTGGACGAATATCTACCAGACGGTATCGGGTGATGGCGGGCTGGATGTTATTCCTTTCTCTGACGTGAATGCGAGGTACGTACGAATGTACGGCTTGGAAAGAGGCACGGACTGGGGATATTCCTTGTATAGCTTTCAGGTGTATTCGAACTAA